The region CTGTAATATATCTAGCAGATCTATCTGTTTGAGCCACTTCAGCTCTTGCTATTCTTTGTTCAACATCAGAGCGTAATCTATGATGATCTACTCGAATCTCTTTTAATTCATCTAATATATATCTCTCTATGAGTGGTTCGTAAAGTTTCTTTTGGATTTTTTCATCTTGTTTGTCATTAGCATAAGTTGAGATTATTAAAATGCTAAAAAGTAGTATAAATATTTTCAAATAAGAGCCCTTTGGTAAAGTCATTGCTCTTTTAGTGTATAGTTAAGCACCTTAATAACAAATAATATTACCAAAATATTTAGAGATAGATAAAAAAATTTTACTCTAAAAATTATCTAGCTTCTTTTATAGCATCTAGCGCAGCTTCATAGTTTGGTTCAGCTGTTACTTCTGCTACGATTTCTTTATAAACAATAGTTCCACTTCTATCTATAACAAAAATAGCTCTTGCACTTAAGCCTTTTAGTTTGTTGTCATCCATTAAAACTCCAAAAGCTTTACTAACATCTTTGTTAATATAATCAGAAGCAACAGTTAAGTTCTCAATCCCCTCAGTGCTACAAAAACGATCAGCTGCAAATGGTAAGTCCATAGAAACTACTGTAGTTTCACAAATATCTAGATTGTTTACATCTACATTAAACCTTCTTGTCTCAGCCGCACAAGTAGCGGTATCTAGTGAAGGTACTGTTATGATAAGTTGGATTTTATCTTTTGCTCCGCCAATTTCTACATCACTAAGGTCAGTCCCTGTTGCAATTACACTTGGAGCCATATCTCCAACTTTAAGCTCATTTCCTGCTAAATTTACTGTACTACCTTTAAAAGTTGTTGTTTGCATATAGTTTCCTTAAGTAAAATTTAAAATATCCTAACATAAAAATAATGTAAGTTATCTTATTTACTATATAATTTCATTCTAAAAAATATATAAAGAGTAATAATGAAAAACCCTTTTGAATCTAAGCATATAAAAAATTACATTTTACTTTATGTAAGTGTTGTTGTGATTGTGATTTTATTTTTCATAGCTACTAAAATATTTAGACAAAACAAAGAAATAGATAAAAAAGTTTTTATAAAAGAGACTACTCAAAGTATAGATGCAAGCAGAGAGATTGAAAAAAATGAAGAAGAGCCGAGCTTAACTTCTAAGATTAAGCTCATGGATAAAAGTTACTAAAACTACTCTTTGGTAACTATGTATAACTGCTCGTGTTTTAAACGTTTTAAAATATCCATAACAGTTACAAAATCTTGAAATCTTGACTCTTTGTCACTTCTAAGAACTACTGTTTGTTTTTTATCTATTTGAGATAGTCTTGCCTCAAGTTTTTTAGCATCTAGCTTCTCTTTATCTATAAACATCTCGCCTTTAGAATTTACATAAACATTTATCTCTTTTTGAAGATCCTCTTTTTTAGAAGCTTTTGCTTCAGGAAGCTCTACTGGGATAATACCTTGTTTTATGAAAGTAGCTGTAGTTAAAACCATAACTAAAAGAACGAGCATGATGTCGATAAATGGTATAACATTTATCTGATCAAATCTTTTTTGCTGTTTTTTACACTTAGGCATTTTATTGCTCTTTTGTGTCTTGAATCACATCAAATGCAGCAAGTAATTTTTCAGCTTTACGAAGAACAATAGTATAAGCTACAATAGCTGGCATTGCAACTATAAGACCCATTGCAGTAGCTTTTAGTGCTAATGCTAAACCTATCATGATTTTTTTAGCATCTACAGCTCCAGCATCTCCCATAGTGTAAAAAGTTATCATAATCCCAACAACAGTACCAAGAAGTCCAACATAAGGAGCGTTTGAGCCAATCGCACTTATAACACCTATATTGTCAGTTAAATCCATCTCTAGTGCATCTCTATGATTATAATCATCAAAACGAACACTTTTGTAAAACATCATTCTCTCTATAA is a window of uncultured Sulfurimonas sp. DNA encoding:
- the exbD gene encoding TonB system transport protein ExbD: MPKCKKQQKRFDQINVIPFIDIMLVLLVMVLTTATFIKQGIIPVELPEAKASKKEDLQKEINVYVNSKGEMFIDKEKLDAKKLEARLSQIDKKQTVVLRSDKESRFQDFVTVMDILKRLKHEQLYIVTKE
- the tpx gene encoding thiol peroxidase, which gives rise to MQTTTFKGSTVNLAGNELKVGDMAPSVIATGTDLSDVEIGGAKDKIQLIITVPSLDTATCAAETRRFNVDVNNLDICETTVVSMDLPFAADRFCSTEGIENLTVASDYINKDVSKAFGVLMDDNKLKGLSARAIFVIDRSGTIVYKEIVAEVTAEPNYEAALDAIKEAR
- the exbB gene encoding TonB-system energizer ExbB, which encodes MDANFLTYAEDALDYGVMGVLILMSVVTLWLFIERMMFYKSVRFDDYNHRDALEMDLTDNIGVISAIGSNAPYVGLLGTVVGIMITFYTMGDAGAVDAKKIMIGLALALKATAMGLIVAMPAIVAYTIVLRKAEKLLAAFDVIQDTKEQ